ttaatagaacTGCTTGGTTGAAATCCAGAATACAATTGATGCTTATCTGCATTTAGTCGGAATTGTTGGAGTTGCAATTGCTGGCACCACAGTGAGTAAACCCACGTTCTCATTCCCAAATCTATATTTGAGCACAGTACCCTGTCCCTTTCTCAAAGCTTTGTAGAAGGTGTTTTGCAGCAACAGGTGAGATTACTCAGAAATGCAGCTAGTCTTATCAACTTCAGTGTGCTCTGTCACTGGGAATTGCCCTTAATGGCACAAGAAGGCTTGCATTACTTCATTTACCAGTTCATTTTGTATCTTTAGACAGGGTCCAAAGCACCTAATGGCCATCTTATTTTGTTGTAATAGTAGGAACGCAGAGCGCACGTGAAccacactgaaaagcaaaaggcagTAGCAGCATTTCACCTATTCCAGCGGAAGTGCAGACTGATGCTTTAGGCCTTTTGAGAATCCATTCCTTAGATTTCCTAAGGAACAGAGAGCACCTACCCTTTGTATAGGCAGAGCTCTCCAGGAAAATGCTGGCTGTAGTGCTGTTCAGTGAGAAtagttttttcagcttttctagGTCATAGATCCAGTGATCCCTCTGTTAAGGGAACAGGATTTAAACTGCATAGTTTTCAGAACAGCATTTCTTTCCTAAATGTGCAGCACCAAATTACAGGTAGCTGCTTCATTGAACCGTGTCATCAAAGCAGCCCTCACAATCCTCCTTCTCCCAATGCAGTTAGTTGTATTCCCAAGGTCTGCTCCACATGCCAGAGCTTTGACCAATAGATGTCACCCTGCTGCCAGGATGTGGCGGGAGCAGGCACAGTACTACACAGGCTTTAACGTAGCATTTTCCAGCATGCCTGTGCCATGACCTCTTTCAGGCTCTGAAACCAGCAGCAGTCTGAAGCAGCACAAAGAGCCAGAATATTAGTAACGAAATACACCTCTAGCTGCTCTGAACAGGAAGCTCATGGACTTATGTTGACACTTAAAAGCAGATAAAGAGTTCATGTATGTAACAGAACATTAAACAATCATGAAGGTGCACTCAACAATACAAAGCAACATAGGTGGGACAGAGTTCCAATAACCTTCCTGCTCAACAGGGGTATGCTACAAATAGGGACATCTCTTCTACAGCTTCCCATGTCAGACAGCAGAAGTTATGAAATTATACCCTCCTTAGCAGCAGGAACACAGCTGTGCGTTTATGGTTATTTCTGACCCTTCCTGGGGTGTGATTGGTCAGCCCTCTCTTTCCATGGGAGCCGTGTGCAGAGGGGATATGAAGTGAGATGTGAACTCGGTCATTTAACTGCCCAGTAGCATTGCTCCTCTCCAATATCAGCAGCAAAGCCTCAGGAGGTCGCTGCTAACTGCTCTGGAGAACCAGCCtgtggaaaagaagaaacatctgGAGATCCTGGCCACTGTTCTCTGCCTCTACCGTTCTACCCAGTTCACTCGTTCCCCAACATGGATAGGGTTTATATGTACTGTACAGCCTTGGTCTTGAGTAGTAAGTGTTAAGAGCTAAGCTTCCTCTGTACACTGCACTGCTCAGCGCTAGTTCTGGAGACCCAGCTGCTCTGGAAGGCTCCTCTGCTATAATTCAGATGTGCATACAGTATTCCACATAGAAGCATTCCAAAACAGAGAGCCTTTTGGTGCAATCACGGTTGCTGATGTCAGTGAAGTTTTTGTTAATAATATTAACATTTGGGGCTGTTACACTGGCCTTAATGTGTAGAACAAAGACCAGTGAAGCCTGTGTGAGCAGATCAAGTGGTGGCTTTGAGTGAAATCTCTCTTATGTCAATTGTCTGATATCTTGGGGGCTGTAGGTAGAAGCAGTCACAACTGCCACAAGAACCTTCACGTTGCTCTGATACGCAGACTGCTGTGCAACTATTTTGTATGTGGATCCCTAAATTGCATCCCTTCTCTTCTAGATCTTTGGCATGATATTCAGCATGGTTCTGTGCTGTGTGATCCGTAACACAAGAGACATGATCTAAAACGTTCAATGCACAACTGTGGTCCAGGAGTTCCAGACTAAACTTTACAAGAAGTGCTCTTCTACCCAATTTAATAATTGTAATGCATTTTAATTAGTGTTTTAACATACTGAGAGGAAAGTATCCCACTAGGTGAGCAGGTGAATGGCATTAGTTACAGTAAAACCAAAGTGAACAAAAAGGAGTTTTTAAATGtcctttttaatgagaaaagcaaaggtGCATCTAAGACTAATTTGATTGTTAATGTTTGTATGTGTGCAGTTAAAAGTTTACACATCTGTAGACTTTGTGTATGCACATGCATCTTCTTACAAACACATGCCCATGAGCAGGTACCTGCAGTGCGGTACCTTGTTTATGGAGATAAGTGCCGATGCAACAGGTTGTGTGTCCACATGAGAGTGCAAGTTCCTCCAGAATCCCGCTGTGCCGGAGCATGCACACACCTGTACATACACAGGGCTTGAAACCCTTCTGTATTGAGCCCAGATGCCAACAATTAGTAGAAAAACCAATGCCACTTTAAAAAGCAAGACCTATGATCCACTTTGTAACTGTTCTTTCCAAAGACTTAACAGAGTAGAACTAATAAAAATGGACCTTATTTAAAAAACTGTAATGCCTAAGGGCCTGCTCCAGCAAACTTTAATCCACGTGAGCAGACCCACTGACTTCACTGTCATGCAGAGactggattcttttttttaggACTGGACCCTTCATGTAAATGCAGAAAGCTCTGGGGGAGGAAACATGTCCAAGGAGATTCAGGCTAAAGAGGGGGAAAGAGGTGGGAAGCTGGCAAGATAACACAGTCATTTGGGAGAAATTGCAGGGCAAAGTACACTTAGGCTTCCCAAGATAGCCTGAGACACACACAGATAGGTCTGTGAGTGAAAGGGGCCACTAAAATCTTTATGCAAAAGTCCCTTATCTGCAAGACTCTCTATGGAATATCTGCTGGTGCAGGAGTGGAGCCCAtttccagaaaagcagcagagcctTGTCAGCTACTCTGTAGAATCTCAGTGGGCTGTGGAAGCCAACCGAAGAGCGAGAACGGTCAGGGAAGGACACACAGCACTTTAATATCCTCCGTTTCTGCTTCTGTGACTATCACAGCTTCCACGGGGCTCTTACCTCAACCTCTCACCCTTTCTTGCGGGTGCaaggcaggaaagaaagatAGGAAATATTTACAGAGCCATAAAGTAAATTTTCATACTGGCACCTTTAGATTGCATGTCAGGTATAGAAATTACACTGTCTGCTTGAAATACCTCAGGGCTTGTGTTTACATAGTTTGttcctatatttttatttttctatttgtcaTATTTATTCAAAAGAGAATGTTAAAACAGCCTAGAGGGGAGAAATGTTGTTCAcggaaggggaaaaataaattacatcaaAGGCTCAGAATCTCTTAATTTTTGGCTCATTCAAGATAATTCACAATTACAGAGAACAGCTTTTTGCTAACAATATCCACACAGCTCTGTCTCTGACGATCACCAGTTCAGATTTCTGATGCAGTCATTCCATATATGATAGGGAAAAGTTCAGCTAAACTACAGATCTCACTGAAATGGTCCATGATGTCTGACAGGACTTGGCATTTACAAGTCTTGGGGTCTTTATTCCACTGAAACATCATAGAAAGAAATGGGATTTCAGCGAAAGTGTTGCATTGCAGTGCACACGTTTGCATGGAATAGACATCCCCCATGAtatttctctctcatttcccaAAGAAACTCAAACTCCCAAGACTTCTTTTACTTCAGGATTGCAAAcagtgttgctgttccttgtaTCCAATTCAACTGACACataagagtcatagaatagtttgggttggaagagaccttaaagatcgtctagttccaactcTCTACCTGCTTTTTtacatctagttccaactccctcaCTGCCTTTTACATaggtctttttttcccattgttcCACCACAAACTAACACCAAGGCAGCTGTGCAGTAAACGTGGGACATGCAGCCGGCACCAAGCGTTCCCGGACTGGCTTCAGGTGCCAGCTGACAGGGAGATGTTATATCTGACACCGAAGTGGAGTCAGGCTTGTCTCACTGTTCACAGCCGATTAGCTGCAGATGCCATGAAAAAGTAGGGCCTGGGAATTACTCTGCAAGCATCAGAGCGGGAAATAGGGCCCCCCACCTGCTGTCTGCTCTTGAGAAAGGCTCGGCCAGGAGAGCGATGCTGGCAGCAAATCCAAGAGGGCCACAGTTGGAAATTAAGAAGGCAATTTTCTCACAGCAGACAACTGGCATAGCCAAAGCAGTTTCCTGGATCCCAGGTACACCTGAGACTGTCCCCATAGCTGGTTCTGCTCTACACAGATAATGGGACAGGATCCAGCTGGGGTGTTTTCTCCCCAAATAatactgacagaaaaaaaacccaaaaacctgtGTAGACTGTCAGTTTTGCCATTCAAACCAAAACCGCCTTCCAGGAAAACTAGTAAAAATAGCACAACAGGGAAGCCCGTGGTTCAGGTTCCAAGATTATTGCTCTACAGGGACAGAAATGTATAGcgaatgaaattatttctttctgttacaTTCCTCCTTATAAtgtcagtattttatttcttttaaacaaattatatataattgattttaatttttcaaatttgtATCACCAGAATGCATTGACAGGCCCCGAGTTTACTCCCTTACTGACTTACTGTTTCCTGAGTAAGCTGGGCGACACCCACTCCTGCTTTTGAGGTGCACTGaataaaaaaaggcagcttGCAGAAACTTCTGTGGCTTCCCCAGCCTCCACTCCCCCAGAAGTACAAAACCATCCAAGTGCCTCATGAAAATAGGGAAGAGTGGTACAAAGAAACCACCTATAAATTTAGACTTGAACAACCTAACTTTCTGCTGAAGTGTTTTGGGTTTgcggttgttttttctttctctgctgaggagcgcatttgtttttctgagcATAGTTACGGCTGATACTCCAGGGTTTACTGCTGTTCTTGCACTTGCTCTGCATATCAGGAATGGAATACCGCTTACTAGTGTAGTTCTCTAAGTTATTGGTATAATTTAAGCCGGAAATCAACATTACACTTCCACTAGTGTCTTTAACAGAATCCAGAAATAAAGCCTCTTCTATTGTCTCCTGCTGTTGTGAGGTGCGTGACAATCTTTGGAGTTTCCTCTGCACCTGAGTAACTAAAAGTCTTTTTCAGCTCATTAAGGGACCGAAAGCACAGCTGCTCTTTCCCCAGGGGCAAAGGGGAGCTGTAAGAGTTCTCCCCTGTCGCCGAGGGCTCTGTCCGGGTGGGGTTTTGGCTCTCAGCCCTAGATGCAGGGCGCCCGCGGGCAGCTGCGCTGACGCTCTTTCATTTCGGCTGCTGAAAGCGCAAAATCCTTGACTTTCGTGAGCAGATCCCTTCCAAGCAACTACACCACATCTTCAATAAGAAAGCTTTCCAAACGCAAGCACATCCAAGCCATTCCCCAAACCTCCTCAGACCCAGCTCGGGCTCCAAACGCGGCgcgccggggccgcggggcggagccgccgcctcGGGGGCGGTGACCAAAGACCGCGTCCCTGCAGGCGGTAATTCTAAAAAGCACATCACACGgacctttccccttctcccgtCAAGCAGTTTCCTCTAAGGCATAAAGACGGAAACAGCCGCTGCCTTATTACACCCGTGAACATCATCGTTCCTATTTCCCTCATCCAATTGCTGCCGAGTAACTGACTCCATTCGTTACGGGGAAGCCTCAGCCCGCTTCGGCGCCTCGCGGAAAGCTCGCACGAGCGGCACAGCCCGCCCGCAGCCCTCAAACGCAGATTTCGTTTTCTGCACACGGAAAATCACGGTTTTATAGCCAATTACGTTTCCCGTGTACCGTGCAGCGGCCGCAGCCTCGGGCGCCGCCAAGTGCGGGTTCGCCGTTCGCGGGAAACGCGCGGGACCGGCGCTCCGCGGCCTCACCTGTCGCTCCGCGGCTCCGGTCGGGGCGGTGCTGAGCGGGAACGCGCCGAGAGCCCGGAGCGAGCGCCGCGAGGGGGctggcgggagggggcggggccgggagcGCGAGGGGCGGGGGAGCggcgggaggggaggggcgCGCGAGGGGAGGGGCGGACggaggggcggggcgcgcgaggggagggggagcgcgaggggagggggagcgCGAGGGGAGGGGAgcgcgaggggagggggagcgcgaggggagggggagcgCGAGGGGAGGGGCgcgcgaggggagggggagcgcgaggggagggggagcgCGAGGGGAGGGGAgcgcgaggggagggggagcgcgaggggagggggagcgcgaggggagggggagcgCGAGGGGAGGGGAGCGCGAGGGGAGGGGGCgcgcgaggggagggggagcgCGAGGGGAGGGGCgcgcgaggggagggggagcgCGAGGGGAGGGGCGCGCgaggggaggggcggggagAGGGGCGGGGCGCGCGAGGGGAGGGGCgcgcgaggggagggggagcgcgaggggagggggagcgcgaggggagggggcgcgcgaggggagggggagcgcgaggggagggggagcgCGAGGGGAGGGGCGGACAGAGGGGCGGGGCGCTCGAGGGGCGGGGGCgcgcgaggggagggggagcgCGAGGGGAGGGGCGGACAGAGGGGCGGGGAgcgcgaggggagggggagcgCGAGGGGAGGGGCGCGCGAGGGGAGGGGCGCGCGAGGGGAGGGGCgcgcgaggggagggggagcgtgaggggagggggagcgcgaggggagggggcgcgcgaggggagggggagcgcgaggggagggggagcgcgaggggagggggcgcgcgaggggaggggggagcgcGAGGGGAGGGGCGGACAGAGGGGCGGGGAgcgcgaggggagggggagcgCGAGGGGAGGGGCGCGCGAGGGGAGGGGCgcgcgaggggagggggagcgtgaggggagggggagcgcgaggggagggggcgcgcgaggggagggggagcgcgaggggagggggagcgcgaggggagggggcgcgcgaggggagggggagcgCGAGGGGAGGGGCGGACAGAGGGGCGGGGAgcgcgaggggagggggagcgCGAGGGGAGGGGCGCGCGAGGGGAGGGGCGCGCAAGGGGAGGGGGCGCGCGAGGGGCGGGGGAGCGCGAGGGGAGGGCAGAGGGGCTTGTGTGCTGTGGCGCAGACGAGCACACTGAGTGGGCTTGGTCCCAGCTGACTACTCTGAACCTCAAAAGGTCCTCAGTAAACCTATAACATACATGGAATAATGTCGTTGCTTGTATGAAGGCTGTAAGCGTACGTCAGAATCTAATTAAAATGATCAATACTAAGACCATGTGTTGTCTTTTTCGAAACTCTGAAATATATCAGGTGCTTTGTCGGCAAGCGTCTCCTCACAAAATACCTGGAATTTATGACCAAAGCCTgtgtacaaacacacacagcccttcctccttcttccccaaaGCAAATTAGAGGTGGGTTCTAAAGGCAAACctacagtcacagaatcacacagaatcacagaataaccaggttggaagagacccaccggatcatcgagtccaaccattcccatcaatcactaacccatgtccctcagcacctcgtccacccgtcccttaaacccctccagggaaggtgactcaaccccctccctgggcagcctctgccagtgcccaatgaccctttctgtaaagaattttttcctaacgtctagcctaaacctcccctggcggagcttgaggccattccctctcgtcctgtcccctgtcacttgggagaagaggccagctccctcctctctacaacctcctttcaggtagttgtagagagcaatgaggtcacccctcattctgcttttgtttgtacCCTAGAGCATCCAGGTAACTGAAGCACCTCCTGATACCTCTTTAGAATAAAGCATTGTGCACAGCAATTCGCAAACCCGTTATGGAATACACCTTTATTTATGATTCATTGTGGGCAGAGAGGCACAGTTCGACCTTGTTCTGTTGGAAGCTTACACGTTACAGAGTTTCTGCGGTTTTGTGCAGTAGTTTGTCCTAACCTTCTCGTGAACGCAGTCGCTGTAGTCAGTGTTGCATTTACCACACTTGCAGCTCACAGCCACAGGGTAGGAATAATAAGGGGTGGTGTGATGGGGGCAGCCTGGGATCAGTGCTGTCCGGTAAAACATCTCTTTGTATGTGCACACGTTCTGGGACAGGGCGCTCCGGAGCAGCAGCTTCTTGCCGTTACTGTcctacaaagaaaaaagaaaggcgCTGTTTCCCTGAAGTACACACAAGTGTCAgacagttccctctggctttcTCTCAAACGTCCAGAAAGCAAAACCTTTTAACGCTTAGACCAGCTCTGATATTTTCAGTGCACTCCTGTTCAGATCTGTAATGTTTGACCTGCACACGACTGGTGCTCTCTACCCCTGTTGTTCATCTGGCTTTCATGGATTTAACCGATCTGCTTGGCTCAGAGTGCCTTTGCTATCTGCGTTTGACCAGAAAATTTGAAATGCTGTGATGAACAGTGATGCTTACGCACAGTGCTTGGCATGCCGACATGCAACAGCTGGCTGTCCTAACAGCAGCAGGAGTAGAAGTTACCCACGCCATTTACATCAAACAAGGGCGACTAAACCTAACctgcctcctgcctgctccATCCGGACGCCACATGCCGACTGCAGAGGTTCTGCAGCACCAGCAGGCAGCTCTCTGCTCCACACTGGAGTTACAGGCTTCATAGCTCCAGAGGCTTGGCATTTCTTGCCCAAACCTTTGCAAAAAGCTAACTTGAAAATATGACAGTGGGATTTTTCAGTGACAAATGCTGTGAGAATTAGATCATTTACACATAGTTTTCCAGTGAGAACAGGCACCTGTTTGGCTGTGAGGGCCATTATAGAAATGACTGCCTAAACCAGACTCATGCCTTGTACCCGAGTCATGCAGAATCCAGCGCAGATGGTGGTGTTGATGGCCAGGCAGTAGGCGCATTCCCTTTTCTCCACATGGATTATATACTCGGAAGGAGCACAAAGTGATGCTGTTTGACCGAGAGCCAGGCCAAAGAGGAGAGAGATCACAAAGAAGGGATTCATGCTAGATGTGGAAAGAACAAACAATCAATGAAAGCAAACCCTCGGTAACAACCCTTTGCTCACAACCTGGCAAGAACAGTTCTGGTAGTCACGGGCTAGAAGTAATCTTCATATTTTTAGCTACAGCCTGACAAATTCTCTAATGGTACTAGCAACTAGAAACAGGCCATTAACAACATACAACAAATCCCATTTTCCCCCACTAATACATACTACATGGAACTCTTCTCTAATGAGTGATAAAATGctgacagagaaaaataacaggagctttgaaaatgtgacaTCTGTGAGAGAACTAGAGCTCTAGAATTAACCAGGGATGCTAAAATAATCTTgctggtttaaaaataattttctaaagaaagcatcttataaaatgtttgtgggagaaaaagaagcagctgtgaTATCAGTCATGCCACTGTTTTTTTACTTCCCTGCTGGCTTAGAGGTGTGATGAAATGGGAATGCTGCCAAGAGCTAAATAATAGATTCAAGCAAATGACAATAAAGAACACCAGCAAAGCGTTCAAATTAATGAAAACTGCCTTTATCTGCCTGTTGTGCTGACCTCATTGCTCAGACCAGTTGGGGGATCCCGAGAACAAAGCTTAGCTTAGCTCCGAGACAATTCCAGGTATACTCTAAACTACAAGCTTGAAATGACAGTGCCCACAAACCCATGGACATCACCCTCCAGTCTCTGCCCACCGCAAAAGCCATTCATCGCACCGTCTGGTTTACCCTGTAGCTGCAACAGTGCAAGCCTGGAAAGACCAACCTCGTCAGCTGAATTCTTCCCTATCACAGGAACCTGATTCTGCCTTGAGCTGGGAGAGGCAGTGACCCAGCAAAGGCTCCGAGCGTGCTTTATACTCTCCAGGCTAATTCCAGGCTGATCTTATTGTTTATATTATTGCATCTCAACCGCTGCTTCCTTATCGCAAAGTCATCTATTGAAAATTCATAATGAACATCAAAGCAAATGTGATAGGAACAAATGCATCCATGATATCCTAACCTGGAAACTGGAGCTGGAAATCTAATTATTTTAACAGTCATTCTCTCCTCAGGCTTTTAAACTAaccactgctttaaaaaaagttattacTGATGAATTTAATTGCTACATAGGACAGCAATATCAGGACAGGAAGGCTAGCATGGAGACAGAGACAACCTGAATCACTTATGACTAATCCCGCAGCCATGATTTGCAGAAGTTTAATGAAGCCTAGTTCACTCCGTTTGCCCAGTATCAGGTGGGCACAACTGTGCTATGCTGTGCAGTGCCATACACGTGAAGTAACGCACCTCACAGCAATTGCTCTGCACTGTGGTTAGGGACAGCCTGGCTCACATacccaaacaaaacacactGAGGAGGTGTCTGGCCCTGAACCTACAGAGCAAATACAGAAGAAGCAACTCACTCTGAAATTCTAATCGGTATGGGAGAAACCACTCCTTGTAGCACAATGAGAAGCAAAATACTGCACCAACACCAGTGAAACACAGATGTCCAAGGATTTGGGAAAAAACACTCACGCTTAGGGCTTTGCAGAACATCTGGGAGgagtaaaagtgagaaaggCTTGAGTCAGCACGCACACCTTGCACTGATTCAGCACAAAACCACTATTCTCTACTCTTCCATCAGCGCCTAGCCAGCCTTCTCACTATACCTGCCCACAGGAGCTCTGCTAGCGCTTACCTTCTCAGTTCATCCCCTGGCTGTTGCTTGGATTCCATGCGATCTACGTCCTGTGCAGCTCAACCACAGTGTCGATTTACATAGCCAGAAGAAACATGATAAAGTTGAGTCTGAGCTGGTAAACGTGGTCACTTTGGGCTGTCGGAGATGTGATCCAGTCAGTCCCAATTGGTGTTTCACTAATTCCTAAATAATACTGCCTCGTTTTCCTGTGGTTTCAGAGTGCTGGACTCAGCCTTGTGCCCTGGAACAGTTCTCCAAGGGTGTGTTTGGACAACATGATAGAGTTCTTGTTCTATTAAGACTAGCCAAATGCCTTCTGTTCTCATGGAGTCTTTATGGGTTAATTTCTACTATATAACTTCTCAGGAATTAAATATAGCTCTTTCTGGCTTAAGGAGATGAGCAGAGCATTAATTGTACTCTTGGTAACATCTGTCCATCTACACTTAGCAACAGCAC
This portion of the Phaenicophaeus curvirostris isolate KB17595 chromosome 24, BPBGC_Pcur_1.0, whole genome shotgun sequence genome encodes:
- the TSHB gene encoding thyrotropin subunit beta isoform X1, with amino-acid sequence MSMNPFFVISLLFGLALGQTASLCAPSEYIIHVEKRECAYCLAINTTICAGFCMTRDSNGKKLLLRSALSQNVCTYKEMFYRTALIPGCPHHTTPYYSYPVAVSCKCGKCNTDYSDCVHEKVRTNYCTKPQKLCNV
- the TSHB gene encoding thyrotropin subunit beta isoform X2, with the protein product MNPFFVISLLFGLALGQTASLCAPSEYIIHVEKRECAYCLAINTTICAGFCMTRDSNGKKLLLRSALSQNVCTYKEMFYRTALIPGCPHHTTPYYSYPVAVSCKCGKCNTDYSDCVHEKVRTNYCTKPQKLCNV